The genomic interval aacattaataataaattattattattattagtagtagtagtagtaataataataataataataataataataataataataataataatagatagatagatagatagatagatagatagatagatagatagatagatagatagatagatagataaaacacaataacaaaatatatttttaaaaaatatatttaaaaaaaaaatacatacaatgAATAATAAATCCAAGAGATAATTAAATGTCCCCACAAATACGCTTACTGCTTGTTTACTGCGCAGATTAGCTATTGGCTAatcaaagctttaaaaaaaacccctcttaATTCCGAACATAATCTATTCCTTCTTCAGTTGCTAATTTGATGTGACAAAAAGCCGAACAGACTGCATTTGTTTTCAGACTGATTCTCTCATTCACGCTCTTCCTCACTGATAGTAGAGCCGGAGGTCACGTGACTGCCGAACTGCACGGGCGCAGACGGTGCAGCGCGAGACGGACAGAAGAACCGCGGCAGCCGCTTCGCTCTTATCTCCTCCTGACCAGAgtgagtgtttactgtttattACACCGGTTTTTAatgcagcctgtgtgtgtgtgtgtgtgtgtgtgtatatatatcctAGTGCGTGTATATTTACACTAGGCTGTGTTGTATCTGCGATATAATTCGGTGGTGCGGTTTAACGTCGTTGTTTACAGGttgatttaatgtttttaaaatgaccaTAAATGACCATCTGGATTCAGAGGGACATGGACACACCGGTGTAAGCGCACACGGTTTGGTTTAGTGTCTGTTAAAAGAAACGCGCTTTTCTATAAAGTAATGTGTTCCTGCTGGTTGACCTACTTTCTTGGAATTGAAGCTCTGGATGGAATGAGGGAGAAAACATGGTGTCCTCAGCGTTTAATCCCATCTCAGTGTGAGGATCTACTCAACCATGCAATCTGGGACTTCTCAGCAATTTATTTACTACTTTTTGTACACAACTGAATTGTTGACACTCACGTGAACGTGTGTTGATTTGACTGCAAACGGCTGTGAGAAGATCTCCaggggtttttaaaaaatagtctACATTATTTAGAAAGTcacctttgtttttgttttgttttgtttaaatagcATGTAACTATAACAAGATCGATGTGACAAGCCGATTGTGTGTGGTTTTCCATGATTAAATGAATTGCATGATTAATATCAGTATTGGGTTTAGCATTTTCACAAGACTGAACCAAAATTTCGTATGGAGTGAATgaattcattattcattctCTTACCATCAGTCTTAAACACATGGCCGACTGTGCAACTGTTTAAAAAGAGCCCCAAGGAAAAACATACAaccctgaaataaaaataaattactgTAACTAATAATTGacctataacacactatatagcCTAAAGTCAGTGGGAGATTCCTCccttgctgttataataacctcctcCGTTCTGGGAAAGAAGACTGGAGGTTAGATTTTGGAGcctagtgtgtctgtgtggatttgtgttcattcagccgcTAGAGcgttagtgaggtcaggcactgatgtcagttGAGGAGGTCAGGGGCACAGCCAATGTTTCTaatcatcctaaaggtgttgaggtcagggctctgtacagGACACTCAAAATTTGGcaagccatttttttttctcacttttgtGCAAAGGGTAAATGTCGTGCTGCCAtgctagttccagtgaagagaaatgtaACACTGTACAGCATACAAAGGCATCCTAGAGCATTGTGTGGTTCCACATTTGTGACCGTCtggtctatatatatatatatatatatatatatatatatatatatatatatatatatatagatatatatagatatatatagatatatatatagatatatatatatatatatatagatatagatatagatatatatagatatatatatatatatatatatatagatatagagagagagagatatgcaaATGATCAAAATTGTAATTTCCTTAAATTAAAATCAGGCCATAAGGGGGACCCacacaggtggttttaatgatGATCAGTGTATCTGAGCACAAATTGGGGCCACAAAATGGGTGTGTGCTTGCGGTGTGTATATCGGTCATTGTCAGTCTCATTCCCATGGTGTTGATCTCATCAGGGCATAAAAAGTGTGTGGGTAATAAAGAGAGGCAGGGCGGGATGCATGTTAATTAAAATTGGCTTTTTTACTAGCAGGTAGCACTTTTCTATCAAATATGTAAAAGATTGGAATCCGGCTTAATTTGTTAAAGCCTGGTCTGAGAGTGTTATAGACAAAGTTGTTCAGAGAGTATGAATCAACAATAGGCCGTATTTTTACAGGTATACTTTTCATACAGGTTATTTCCCCGGAGGATGTGTGATAGCCAGACTACTGATTGTTTGAGCAAGATTTGCATTCATGGCTGTCCCTAATTTCCTCCTTTGTAAATAATCTAAATGTAAGACTGCCTTTTCATATCTTCAGTTCAGTAAACAAAAACCTGTGTTCCTTGCTGTATTTCAGGTCACACTACAAACTAGGCAAACATGGCTCTTATCTCCATTGAAGATCTTGCTGAACTGGATGATGAGCAGTTAGATGATGAAGTCACTGATAATTCCCAGCCAGCCGATGAGGAGCAGGAGGAACGGCTGCTTGCTCACTGGCAGGCTGTGGGGCGGACGCATCAGGTCAACGTCCCAAGAGGTAGAGTTTCTGAATTTCGGGTTAGGAAAGGATTAGATTAtacacatcactgttccttTTTCAGTTAATTCACTAGTTCCTTGTCTTTTGTTCAACAAGCTTTAAGGCTGTAATTTAGCTTCTTGCACATTTGGATATCAGGTGGGAGGGACAGTAAGAATAATCCTATTACAAACATGTTGCCAACTGAAAGCTAACCTTAGACTGCAATCCTCCAATTAGTTGAATGAAGAATAGATGAAACATGGATTGCAGTGGATTGGATGCTTCTCGCAGTTTATTAGGACactattttctttttgtacaaATCTTGTATAGAAGTTTTGTTAGTATTATAACAACCACCATCATGACCCAACCTATCTACACAAAATTTCCCATAATATCACAAGTCTGCatagtttacattttatttacaaataaaatcagaacatttgcatattttagaaatattcaaacatttaaaaaagtcCTGGTGCATAAGCCCTAAACTTGATTAGTTCTCTTGCAACCAGTATAGTAcacatatattgtttttttacttCCCACTTCAGTATTATgggtggttcagtgtagattcCTGTTTTTCATAACACtagaaaatgtggaaaaactggaATATTTATGCAAGCTGCTGTCtattttaatttctattttgagttcatgaatgtaaaaaaaaagagcatggGCATAGTACTACAAGGCTAATGTAAGTAAGTGTACAAGCGTTAGGCAAACTGCATGCTTAACCCAAGCTCGCCTCAAGCCATGTCGAGTTTCGAGCTCGCCGTAATAGAAGCCATCTTGAAACCAgaatctcttttcttcttcagcACATAGTTTAGTCTCGTTCCAGAGAGATATCTGGTCCAGGCAGCAGGTGTGAATCCAGGCATTTGGCAGTGATTCTGAATCATAGTGTAATTCCATAGCACAAAATCTAATTTTTTATACTTCTCATCTGTTCTTGTTATAACACGTACTAAACTACACAAGTGAATGCCAGACACCAAATAAATGCCGCTGATCATTTCTGTATGAACGAGTCCTTGGGGCTTCTGCATAGCTTAGTCATTTAACATGTTTTTCTTCTCCCTCCTAGCTGATACACAGAGCTGTGCTGAGAACTGAAGGGCTCTACAAGATCACGTAGATTTGTCTGTGGATACAATGCCCTCGAGCTTGTCTACCGCTTCGAGCTGCTTTGTAGCATTGAAAGCGTTTATTTTCCTTCAGTTCTACAGGTTTATAGTTGTATACCATTTCAGAGAAATATTGCcacaataaaacattacagGCTTAAAACTCTGAATTCAATACCTGAATGTTGTTTATCATTAGTACACTCCACAGTCCTTcgcacagtgtgtttgtgtgtgtgtttgcacaatGAGGGTGCCGTCAGATGAGTGTTACAACATTTCGCTCCGTAAGATCGCCACCTCTAAACAAACTATGATAATCAAGCTCAACTCGATTATATATTTTCCTCTCAGAGATGACTGGACCGATTGTGGAGATGACGAGGAGGAATCAGCAAATGGAACAGGTTCCTTTCGTCACCATAGCAACACATGAAAAGGTATAGGTTTGTCCCGATGCGTTTTAAGATTTAGTAAACATTTTATACTCAGTGACGTGAAGTCACATCTCTGCTTTAGTATGAACAAGTGTCTATAAATGAACATAAACATATTTCCTCAAGATGTCCTGCACTAAATCTGTTATCTAATTTCATATGtaaaagttttatttcattgcTTTTATTTGTTAACATTATCCACTTGTGTTTCTCAGATGATTATTAGCTAGTTAATTAAGCTAAAAACAGTTTATCTGCAACTTTTAGCTCATTAGGCCGAATTTCCAAgagtaaacaaagaaaaacgGCTAACAACTAATCTACATAGGACCTTAGCACCATAAATGTGCTGGAAAGAACCTTTTGAGgttgtgtaaaaaataataggTCACATCATATTTTGTTACCACATGGTAGCGTAAACAAAAAACTTGGCAAAGAATCCTGGGAGCAAAGTATACACAAAAAAAGACAACTCTTTGGTTTTATGACAAGCTAATTCTTTGTTATACATTACACAGCAAGTGCACAAGAAGGTATCGAGGTGGTAGTCACTGGCCATAGAGGTTATCTGAACCTCAGTTACATATGTAAGTAGCATTTCACAGTAAATGCTTTTCATCACTTCAGACTGGAACCTGCGTGCAAACGGCTGTCACGGTACTCCTCCTCTGAAACGCACTCCATCACTTCAGTATTGTCTTTGTGCAGCAGGTTGCTGCTGATTATGATGGGATTTGACAGCTTCAAGGTCACACCATGCACTTTAATTAAAGACAAACATTTTCAGAAATTCTTTTCAAACCAATTCAGCATGTCATGACATGGCAAGATTTGGATTTTTCCTGTGTACTGTTCCCTAGACATGGAAGACAAACAAATGTTGCATTGCTGTAATACACAGAAATGCACTCTTCAAAAATGTTCATGAATTCTGGGTTCTGTATGCATTTTTCCCCACCATGTTTGCGTCACCATTTAATAATGGCATTAATAAAGCACTGCACCTTATACTGCCATAGACTGCCAGTACCTGGCTGCTTGCAGTGGTGAGTGTAATTCAGACACTCTGCTCAAGCTGGGGCTCTGCAGCAAAAAATGGCATTTTTCCAAACCTAAAGGTATGTCCCCAGCAAGTCACAGAATAAACAGCATGTCACACAAAAGACACAGCACAGTGTGGTgtagcaggtagtgttgctgcctcacagctccaggatcccTAATTCGACCCAACCAGTAGGTGGTCTGGCTGTGTTGATTGcccctgtgtgtgaatgtctgctaGTGTGGGACTGGAGTCTCATAAAGGATGTATTCCTGCTTCATCCTGAGGGTTCTTGGGACAGACTCCGGATCTAACACAATCCTGgattactgaaaatgaatgtctttctgtatatctatctatctatctatctatctatctatctgtctgtctgtctgtctgtctgtctgtctgtctgtctgtctgtctgtctgtctgtctgtctgtaaattTGGCCAGTTTTCAGTAAAGTTTTACTTCATACTCATGTTGAGAAACAGCAATAATGCATAAATTATTAAGCATGTTAAGGCAaagatgattttttatttattgacaaataaaaatgaaagggGACAGAGCTAAAAGTGCATTGTTTGGTAAATcttccagtaatgcagctcagccactgcagcacATCTGCTTCCACAACcacacacttcctcttcctcctcatcaaGTGCCATTGCTTACTGCATGTCCTCAATGAACAGCTAGTCTTATCTGtctttatttacagaaatgtgttGGTTTTATTAAGTCATTAATATGAAACAACCTAATttcatataattatttattaactttttgGGTACAGCTGAAATAAATAAGCGATTTAAACTCAACTATATAATCTGTATATAAGATTTCAAAAGTGAGGTTCTTATatgtaaatttacacaaaatcaAAACTTGTAGGATTACAATCTTATTCTCGGAAATGCATTGACCTGATGGCCTactttttgtgtgtctgtgtgtgtgttagatgggTGAGGTGATCTATGAGGAGAGGGTGTATCCACCTGGTAAATGGGCCTGTATCACTGTTGGAGAAAAGATGTATGAGCAGAGCATCTCGATTGGCTTCATGAAACTCATGCGCTTCATCTGCAATGAGAACTCGGCTGGTATTTaacacaactgaacacaaaTCACAACAAGGACACTATAACTCATGaacaacatacagtatataattcCTTGCTTATGATTCCTCCAGGTCGTTACTTGGGCATGACCGTGCCTGTGGTGAATGGAATAACCATGATGGAGGATGGAAGGGCTTTCGAAAGCGAAGTCCTGACAGCTTTCTACTTGCCTGCAGAGTTTCAGGCAAACCCTCCGCAGTCTGCTGACCCAGATATCACCATCGTCCACAGGGATTCGATGCGAGTAATCACCCGGTAAGATGCTTCCCTGCATGACTGTTAAACCAGGCTTCATCTTATCTTGATGATTTTGTGCCTGCATGCTTGTGAAGGTTTTAAGCCAATTAAGCTATTCTGAAATATACGGTAGTTATCAGTCACATCAGACTTCTGGCCTCAAATTGGCCAAGATCTTGTTTAGAAAGGGCTGGAGTGCTTAACCGTCTTCAGGAAGTTAAGATGCATTGACTTTATATAACTACACATCCTGTACATTTGGTCATTTGACATGATGGGAATTTATAACGTTTTAAAGGCAGTGTAAAGTGAATAATGACTAATTGTTTTCTAGTGGAAAGCGtatggtgatgtgtgtatgtgcttctATTAGGGTTTTCTTCGGCACCACTACAGAGGAGACAATCTCCCGGCAGATCAGCCTGCTGTGGGAGCTGCTGGGAACATCTGATGACATTCACCAAGGCCAGTACATGGTTGCCGTTTACGAGAACCCCGGGGTGCCGTCCCGTCGAAACGAGATCTGGTTCATCTACCGGAACCCATAAGGGGTtctgctcctacacacacacacacacacacacacacacagagccattgTTACAGTACCTCCCCTGTGGCACCAGAGAGAAAGACCAGTGAATATTTACAGgtcatataataaaaatgtatttttgtatatGATAAAAGATCCTTTTGTTCCAGTAATAgagaataaatacataattcCATCACAAATATTAAGTCACGTATGAAGTGTATAAGAGGAATCAGAGTAGACTCAGTCCTCAGGTAGCATTTTTACTCAGCTGGCAAGACGCTCATGATTCTGGCACTTTACAACTCTTCATCTAAAGAGTGACCACGAGAGGGCGTTTTAACCCAGTCTTTTTTACCAGGACCTCACTAATTCTGTTATATTCTGAAACACGGGTTTTGCACATTCATACACTAATTTCATTCAGTTTGGCTTTGTCTACActgatttcttttaaaacacGTCAGGAAACACTGCACCTTCTCTTACCACCactccattccacacacacacacacacacttacacacttttGTATTGTCAGAACTGTAATATCGTCTGCTGTCCTTACTAGTTTATGTGAGAAAACTGTAGTAGTGTGAAATTCAGAATGTACTGAACTTAACTTCACTGTGTATTTGTAGAAATCTCTGTGCAGGTAATATTACACTCCTCCATTAACAGATTTTTCATCAGCAAGACAATCATTTCAGGTTCGACGAAGTGCTACTCAACAAATGAATGCTTACACAAATAGAGTAGGTGTTAATGCACTGAATAACTTTTACAATAGACCAAAGGTTTGTGCAGCATGACAAATCAGAGGTGTTTCTATAGACGGATTTTACTGTGactgtatttaaaatgtaactGTGATTTTAATTATGATCAGGGTAAGAAAagaatttgattattttttacaaacacAAGCCTGGAAGAAATAAACGAGAAAGTATATTTATTTTCCCTTATATATGACTGTTAGTTTGAATAACAAGAATGATCACCTAAAACTTattttaatatacatatacactgacTGAACGGTAGTTAGTCTGTTTGACCACTAGGTGGCACGCATGAACACTTTGGTGTAGTATTAGGATGTGCTACTAAATGGGACCATTAAGCTGTAGATACTCTTTATTGTTTACGTCAAAAGACCTTTTTGCCATCATATAAATAATTACTGATCTGGTAACTTACTGAGTTTTTTTGTCAGAATGTTCTCCTGTGTGCCACTTTCCtcattgtgtttgtatttgtctCATATTCACATAACACTTTccacactgatgttattacattTGAATAGAGTAATCATGCTTACTGTGTCTTTTAACAAAGTAGGAGCCTAATGCAGCAGATATCAATGTTCTAAAGTAGCTGGTGTTTATTATACTGTGGTGATGTGAATTCCATGTGCTGTAGCCCTTAAAGTTCATATATTGTGGACATTAGTTGTTCTTTATGCTTTCTTCTGAAGAATAAAGTGGAGCTCTGGTAAACTTCTCTGGTTTTATTCATCTATGCTTTACTGTGTGTGGCATACATA from Hemibagrus wyckioides isolate EC202008001 linkage group LG10, SWU_Hwy_1.0, whole genome shotgun sequence carries:
- the soul4 gene encoding heme-binding protein soul4, producing the protein MALISIEDLAELDDEQLDDEVTDNSQPADEEQEERLLAHWQAVGRTHQVNVPREMTGPIVEMTRRNQQMEQVPFVTIATHEKMGEVIYEERVYPPGKWACITVGEKMYEQSISIGFMKLMRFICNENSAGRYLGMTVPVVNGITMMEDGRAFESEVLTAFYLPAEFQANPPQSADPDITIVHRDSMRVITRVFFGTTTEETISRQISLLWELLGTSDDIHQGQYMVAVYENPGVPSRRNEIWFIYRNP